One part of the Solea solea chromosome 16, fSolSol10.1, whole genome shotgun sequence genome encodes these proteins:
- the rln3a gene encoding relaxin-3a — MWKAAVLAVCLLVAGVQPMEDPAYGVKLCGREFIRAVIFTCGGSRWKRSLRSADVPEDPFSSHQEESSEGFGQNSLESLLQRNRDLRFAQRDNQEGAFSRPTRSFITEEILEALRKADRKGRDVVVGLSNACCKWGCSKSEISSLC, encoded by the exons ATGTGGAAGGCTGCGGTGCTTGCTGTGTGCCTGCTGGTGGCCGGGGTCCAGCCCATGGAGGACCCAGCGTATGGGGTGAAGCTCTGTGGCCGTGAGTTCATCCGGGCAGTCATCTTTACTTGTGGGGGCTCGCGATGGAAACGATCACTCAGGAGTGCAG ATGTTCCAGAAGACCCATTTAGCTCCCATCAGGAAGAGTCCTCGGAAGGCTTTGGTCAAAACTCACTGGAAAGTCTTCTGCAAAGGAACAGGGACCTAAGATTTGCACAGAGAGACAACCAGGAAGGAGCGTTTAGCAGACCGACACGCTCCTTCATCACCGAAGAGATCCTGGAAGCCCTGAGAAAGGCTGACCGCAAGGGCCGGGATGTGGTGGTGGGTCTGTCCAACGCCTGCTGCAAGTGGGGCTGCAGCAAGAGTGAGATCAGCTCCCTTTGCTGA
- the il12rb2l gene encoding interleukin 12 receptor, beta 2a, like, which produces MAPFRKRWLLSILLLYLLTDCFAAAGPPARPLRPECCMPCNEKICSVNIHCTWDQGPDPHIPTEYILHWKPTDSAEEEQPTSSNSSSRVIDREHFFYHEELHVWVEAKNQHGSVYSEESVFNISDIIKPPPPTITLRLEPLEIEWRSFCSDLHLSMGTCEVRNRIETDDVWLKHEGGFLHTNIIDSPLPGTVYEFQVRCACSIGLMSNWSTIHRIRSAEKAPLGELNVWTYCGSSPASFDCALSWKKLPLSHARGVIVGYEVRLYYNNGTATLVNVSTAEPRGQLFCSDVQCHLPASLKDVSSVSVSAFNARGATVPSHLIMPTPAKNENEHALNLKMNEENLTVSWDQPRSHTLNEYVVQYKQVGCPPGQGFDWVKVDSSQETVFFKGHFKKYTPYQVSLFSLSHDKNVRHLSSVIGYSLEGTPSSVPLFKVSSIAATQVTLFWECVPLSMQNGQIRYYQLGTDEQNVYNVSASSQCENRTFELKHLRPGQEYKVWIRAVTGAGSGANTIARFSTRKQHDHYVYLIPALLASLVLVIICILILLCCFRAKNKVCQHVALCLCEKVPDPSNSQIFRHMKHQINDPLAWICLPMYEQHPTISVLEVVKIQSNLKKTSDVDEITWTAARDGCSYKDCQDEQKERDRTDHGCEREEYSKMVDSDEEGDREDDQDDCSSSSNKEQFTSGYEMHFMPTALELQNV; this is translated from the exons ATGGCCCCTTTCAGGAAGAGGTGGCTCTTGTCCATCTTGCTGCTTTACCTACTCACTGACTGTTTTGCTGCTGCAG GTCCTCCAGCTCGTCCCTTGCGCCCTGAGTGCTGTATGCCATGTAATGAAAAAATCTGTAGTGTAAATATCCACTGTACCTGGGATCAAGGGCCGGACCCTCACATTCCTACCGAATACATCCTCCACTGGAAACCAACAGACAGCGC ggaggaggagcagccgACCAGTTCTAACAGTTCAAGCAGGGTTATCGATCGTGAACACTTTTTCTACCATGAAGAACTTCATGTTTGGGTTGAGGCTAAAAACCAGCATGGTTCTGTGTACTCAGAAGAGAGTGTCTTCAATATATCAGATATCA TCAAGCCACCCCCTCCTACTATCACACTGAGACTGGAGCCATTAGAGATAGAGTGGCGTTCCTTCTGTAGTGACCTGCATTTGTCCATGGGAACCTGTGAGGTCCGAAATCGCATTGAGACTGACGATGTCTGGCTTAAG CACGAGGGTGGATTCTTGCACACCAACATAATTGACAGCCCTCTTCCTGGCACGGTTTACGAATTTCAAGTTCGCTGTGCCTGTAGCATCGGCTTAATGAGTAACTGGAGCACTATCCACAGAATAAGGAGTGCAGAAAAGG CTCCTCTTGGAGAGCTCAACGTATGGACATACTGTGGGTCATCACCAGCAAGTTTTGACTGTGCACTGAGCTGGAAG AAACTTCCTTTATCTCACGCACGGGGTGTCATTGTTGGATATGAAGTTAGACTCTATTACAACAATGGTACAGCCACGTTGGTGAATGTTTCCACAGCTGAGCCAAGAGGCCAGCTGTTCTGCAGTGACGTGCAGTGTCACCTCCCGGCCTCTCTAAAGGATGTCTCATCAGTGTCTGTATCAGCCTTCAATGCTCGTGGTGCCACAGTGCCTTCTCATCTAATTATGCCAACACCAG ctaaaaatgaaaatgaacacgCGCTCAACCTCAAGATGAATGAAGAGAACCTCACTGTGTCCTGGGATCAGCCGCGCTCTCACACCCTGAATGAATATGTGGTGCAGTACAAACAAGTAGGATGTCCTCCAGGCCAAGGATTTGATTGGGTCAAAGTGGACAGCAGCCAAgaaacagtgtttttcaaaG gtcattttaaaaagtacacaCCCTACCAAGTGTCTCTGTTCTCATTGTCACATGACAAGAATGTCCGTCACCTTTCATCAGTTATTGGATATTCTCTTGAAGGAA CTCCCTCCAGTGTGCCATTGTTTAAGGTGTCTTCTATTGCTGCCACTCAGGTGACCCTGTTTTGGGAGTGTGTTCCTCTGTCCATGCAGAATGGGCAGATCCGATATTACCAACTTGGAACAGACGAACAAAACG TGTACAATGTGAGTGCATCCTCTCAGTGTGAGAATAGAACATTTGAGCTGAAGCATCTACGTCCAGGCCAGGAGTACAAAGTGTGGATTAGAGCTGTGACTGGGGCCGGGTCTGGAGCAAACACCATTGCAAGGTTTAGCACAAGGAAACAGCATGACCATTATG tgtatttgATACCAGCTCTGCTTGCATCATTGGTTCTGGTTATAATATGCATTCTTATTTTACTCTG TTGTTTTCGAgcaaaaaacaaagtgtgtcaACATGTGGCCTTATGTCTCTGTGAGAAAGTGCCAGATCCCAGCAACAGCCAAATCTTCAGACATATGAAGCACCAG ATTAATGACCCCTTGGCTTGGATCTGCCTACCCATGTATGAACAACATCCTACGATCTCTGTTTTGGAGGTTGTTAAAATCCAGTCCAACCTGAAGAAAACCTCAGATGTTGATGAGATAACTTGGACAGCTGCAAGAGATGGGTGCTCATACAAGGACTGCCAAGATGAACAGAAGGAGCGTGACAGGACAGACCACGGATGTGAAAGAGAGGAGTACAGCAAGATGGTTGACTCTGATGAGGAGGGGGATAGGGAGGATGACCAGGATGATTGTTCGAGCTCATCAAATAAAGAACAGTTTACATCAGGTTATGAAATGCACTTCATGCCCACTGCTTTGGAATTACAGAACGTTTGA